Proteins from a genomic interval of Deferribacterota bacterium:
- a CDS encoding HIT domain-containing protein, protein MYRLWATWRKNYIKSGFLKSENCIFCIGKDKTNDRESLILKRGVNNFIIMNLYPYNPGHLMVVPYRHLSDITKLNEKEFLEMKEMLDISVKVLKDNMYPEGFNIGFNIGKAAGAGIDDHLHLHIVPRWSGDTNFIPVLSETKVMSIDLFELYDEIVDYFNKM, encoded by the coding sequence ATGTATAGGTTGTGGGCAACATGGAGAAAAAACTATATTAAGTCAGGCTTTCTTAAGAGTGAAAATTGTATATTTTGTATTGGTAAAGATAAAACTAATGACAGGGAATCTTTAATCTTAAAGAGGGGTGTTAATAATTTTATCATTATGAATTTATATCCCTATAACCCTGGACATCTTATGGTTGTGCCTTATAGGCATTTAAGTGATATTACAAAATTAAATGAGAAAGAATTTTTAGAAATGAAAGAGATGCTCGATATATCAGTTAAAGTACTAAAGGATAATATGTACCCAGAGGGATTTAATATTGGTTTTAATATAGGTAAAGCTGCTGGTGCAGGCATAGATGATCACTTGCATTTACATATTGTCCCAAGGTGGAGTGGTGATACAAATTTTATACCCGTTCTTTCAGAAACAAAGGTTATGTCAATTGATCTTTTTGAATTATATGATGAAATTGTAGATTATTTTAATAAAATGTGA